The DNA region AGTCAGCAACCAGAAAAGGATTCAAACCATGGGACACTGGGATACGCTGAGGGCGGTGATATCATGAGCGCGAAAGTGCCGCTTTTACCATCTCCTTCAACTCCGGTTGAAGAGCAGATAttctggaagaagaatgtGCCAAAAAGCGAGTTTCAGCACTATGAGAGTATCTATTTGACTCCAAAAGATTACGTTGCTCTAGAGGACCAATTCGACAGGGTCCAAGTGAACAAGAATTCTAGGACTTACCGCAACTTTGTAAACATCATTGAATTGTTGGATGGAACCTCTGAAAACACGTTCCAAATGTTTTCGCTCGAAGAGTTTACCACTGCAGTGCTTGGGTTGGTAAAAGGTGAACCAAAAGAACACAAGGGCGTGCGTCCTGAGCACCATGCCAAGCTCGATAGGACTTCGTCATGCGATGACCACTCAAGCCTcgaactcaaaaaacaagacaGAAGTTCATCCAGGATCAGGGatctggaagaagagctatCATCGCTCAGAGAAAGGTATGACTGTAGCGTCGAAGACGCTTACAATTGCCGAAATGAGCTTAAAATAGTCAAGAGCGAGCTGGAAGAGACCCGCCACGAGGTGGACAATACAATCAATAGGATGGATAAAATAAAATCCGACTTGAAAGAGGAAATCAACAGACGCATAAGCACTGAAGAAACTCTAAGAGGGGAACTAGACATTGCGGCCGAGTCCGCCAAAAAGGAACTTTCCAAATCGGAAGAGCTGCGCGACAGTCTAATTAAGTCAAAAAACGAGCAGGAAGCACTCCAGGCAGAAACTCTAGTTTTGAAGGAACAAAACGAAACGTCAAGATCTCGTATCAACGAGCTGGTACAGTTAGTTTCCCAGCTAGAGGCAGAAGCAAGGAAAGCCAGGGAGGAAAACAGCCAACTGCAGCAAAGCTTTCAGGAGAAGGACGTTTTAGCCACACATGCCAAGATGGCAAACGTCAAACTCCAGAAAGACTGTCAGCGAGAGCGCTGCAAATTACTAGATGGGAGGCGTGAGCTGGACTTGCTCAGGAGACAGATGGAACTTGCTGCTTGCCACAAAGCCGAGGCTTTGCAGTTCATGGCACAAATGATGATGTCCTTCCGTGACGTGCTGTCGAAGGACACCTTACAGGAATGTGACTCGTATTTGGGAGCTATCAACTCAAACCAGCTTTTTAACCGTGCGTTGTTCAATACTGACGGGGAGATGACCGAGCGGCAGCTGTCAGATCAGTTTGGACAAGAATTGCAGCGAGTAACCGAGTTTTACCGCGACTTCGCGAAGAAGCGGCTACTTGATCAGATATTTGCGAAGCACATTTCCTATATGAGATCGAACCTCTTCCTCTCTCAGCAACTCAAGGGCCTGAGACAACAAGGACAGGATCATGAAGAGTATATCTCAAgacttttgaaggattGCAAGGCCCAAAGGGTCTTGATTGCAAAACAGGACAATCGGATAGAAACTATGAAAAAGGTGAAGCAAAGCGACTTTAAGACTGGAAGCATTCAAACCTAGGCATGAGCCCGAGTACTCGAAGCCTAGTATTTACTTCTTAAGTTTTTAATATTCTTGTGTACGATGATAAAGTTGACGCGACAATGCGATTAATACGCGTATGGCATTCTGAAGAGAATCAACTCATCTTGGTGAAAAATCTTGCAGAACAGTTAAACCACAAGGCCAACGACTCTTTAAACCATGTCATCGAGTCGCCCCGagctgaagttctttgatATCTCGGAAGAACGAGGATTTTACAAGCGCTTCTCGACCCTACCAGAAAAGCCACCGAAAACCATCAGAATCGTCGACAAGGGCGAGTACTACACGGTTGTTGGGAATGACGCGCTGTTTGTCGCGGACAATGTTTATCACACAAATTCTGTGTTGAAGGACTGTCGGATCGACCCAAGTACGGCGAAATCAATCCAAGAGCCATTGAAATACGTTACAATCTCTTCTCAAGTACTCTCAGGATTGCTGAAACTGTGTCTACTGGAGCAAGGAATGAAGGTTGAGATCTATGACAAATCCTGGAAGCTGCTCAGAAACGGATCACCCGGAAACATCGAGCAGGTTGACGATTTAATGAACATCTCATTGGATTCGTCAATTGTTCTGACAAGTATCAAGATTCAGCCTAATGCCCAAGAGGGCAATTGCGTCTTGGGCGTCTCCTTCATCGATAGTAGCTCTTACAAAATTGGCATGTTGGATATTGTGGACAACGAAGTCTACTCTAACCTGGAAAGTTTTCTCATTCAGATGGGTGTGAAAGAATGCTTGCTGCCAGATTTGAGAAGTAACGAAACTGTGGCCAACGAACTGAAAAAGATGGTGGGCGTGCTGGACCGTTGCGGCTGCGTTTCGACTTTCGTCAAGAACTCGGACTTTTCTCACAGGGACGTGGATCAAGACCTGGTAAAACTGGTTGGCGACGAGCTTTCCatgtctttgatgaagttttcCAATCTGGCACTTGGATCGTGTAACGCTTTGCTGAGTTATCTTCAGTTGCTGAACGACGAATCCCAGCTTGGGAGGTACGAGCTGGTTCAACATTCTTTGACGGAGTTCATGAAGCTGGACGCGTCGGCACTCAAGGCCCTCAACATCTTCCCAACAGGCCCCAGCGGGGCCAGTGGAGTGTCTGTCAGCCACGGCGGCGGAAGCGGAGGAAAGGTTTCCAGTattttccagctgctgAACAAGTGCAAGACCAACGCCGGCGTACGGCTACTCAACCAGTGGTTGAAACAGCCTCTAACAGACCTTCAGGCCATCCAAAACAGGCACGATCTCGTGGAGTTTTTAATCGACCAACTTGAGCTGAGACAAGTGCTACAGTCTGATTACCTGCCCTTGGTCCCGGACGTTAGGAGGTTGACCAAGAAACTGAATAAAAACGGCGGTCTCGAAGACGTCTTGAAGATCTACCAGTTTGCTCGGAAAATCCCAGAGGTCTCTCAGGTTCTGGAAGACTACTTGGGCAACATGGACGGGGGCGACTCCATCAAGCCCCTCGTGACGGAGACGTGGCTCCAGCCACTTAACGCGCACATAACGCCCCTCGACAAGTTTCAAGAGATGGTGGAGACTACGGTCGATCTCGAAGCGTACGAAGACACTAACGAATTTATGATAAAGGTCGACTTCAACGAGGACCTGGCCAAGATTCGGGGCGAGCTGGACGCCCTCAAGgacaacatcaaaagcATCCACTTGGATGCAGCAGAGGACCTGGGCTTCGACcccgagaagaagctcaagctgGAGAACCACCACATGCACGGGTGGTGTATGCGACTGACCAGAAACGATGGAAAGGCGCTCCGTCAGCACAGGAAGTACCTGGAGCTGACCACGGTGAAGGCGGGCATTTACTTCAGCACCAGAGAGCTCAAGCAGATTGCTGAGCAGACCGCAATCCTGCAGAAGGAATACGACAGGCTACAGTATGACCTCGTGAAAGAGATCGTGCAGATCACGCTCACATACACGCCGGTGCTGGAGAAGCTGTCCATCGTGCTGGCAAACCTGGACGTGCTGAGCGCGTTCGCGCATGTGTCGTCGTACGCGCCAATCCCATACGTGAGGCCCCAGATGCACGGGCTGGGCACGCAGCGCAAGACAGAGCTGATCGGCTCGCGGCACCCGGTGCTGGAGACGCTGGACGACGTGACGTTCATCTCCAACGACGTGCGGCTGGAGAGCGGCAAGAGCGAGTTCCTGATCATCACCGGGCCCAACATGGGCGGAAAGTCCACCTACATCCGGCAGGTGGGCGTGATCTCGCTGATGGCGCAGATCGGGTGCTTTGTGCCCTGCGACACTGCGGAGATCGCGGTCGTGGACGCGGTGCTGTGCCGTGTGGGCGCGGGCGACTCCCAGCTCAAGGGCGTGTCCACGTTCATGGTCGAGATGCTCGA from Lachancea thermotolerans CBS 6340 chromosome C complete sequence includes:
- the MSH2 gene encoding mismatch repair ATPase MSH2 (highly similar to uniprot|P25847 Saccharomyces cerevisiae YOL090W MSH2 Protein that forms heterodimers with Msh3p and Msh6p that bind to DNA mismatches to initiate the mismatch repair process contains a Walker ATP-binding motif required for repair activity Msh2p-Msh6p binds to and hydrolyzes ATP) translates to MSSSRPELKFFDISEERGFYKRFSTLPEKPPKTIRIVDKGEYYTVVGNDALFVADNVYHTNSVLKDCRIDPSTAKSIQEPLKYVTISSQVLSGLLKLCLLEQGMKVEIYDKSWKLLRNGSPGNIEQVDDLMNISLDSSIVLTSIKIQPNAQEGNCVLGVSFIDSSSYKIGMLDIVDNEVYSNLESFLIQMGVKECLLPDLRSNETVANELKKMVGVLDRCGCVSTFVKNSDFSHRDVDQDLVKLVGDELSMSLMKFSNLALGSCNALLSYLQLLNDESQLGRYELVQHSLTEFMKLDASALKALNIFPTGPSGASGVSVSHGGGSGGKVSSIFQLLNKCKTNAGVRLLNQWLKQPLTDLQAIQNRHDLVEFLIDQLELRQVLQSDYLPLVPDVRRLTKKLNKNGGLEDVLKIYQFARKIPEVSQVLEDYLGNMDGGDSIKPLVTETWLQPLNAHITPLDKFQEMVETTVDLEAYEDTNEFMIKVDFNEDLAKIRGELDALKDNIKSIHLDAAEDLGFDPEKKLKLENHHMHGWCMRLTRNDGKALRQHRKYLELTTVKAGIYFSTRELKQIAEQTAILQKEYDRLQYDLVKEIVQITLTYTPVLEKLSIVLANLDVLSAFAHVSSYAPIPYVRPQMHGLGTQRKTELIGSRHPVLETLDDVTFISNDVRLESGKSEFLIITGPNMGGKSTYIRQVGVISLMAQIGCFVPCDTAEIAVVDAVLCRVGAGDSQLKGVSTFMVEMLETASILKNATENSLIIVDELGRGTSTYDGFGLAWSISEHIARNVRCFALFATHFHELTSLADQVPTVQNMHVIAHIEDARASTHSADDITLLYKVEPGISDQSFGIHVAEVVQFPAKLVSMAKRKAAELEDLKHDSQALKRQKCSAGEIAEGTRVLKDVLKAWAAAVRAEGLHEKLSDDESQARVLELLNQVSAASAQTDNKFMKEIAELLM
- the SPO21 gene encoding Spo21p (conserved hypothetical protein), whose protein sequence is MPLLSNRTYHKDTKKCSFVDRTNPYDLQNYDIREDDEITSSDDAGLESSDAGYEDEYEEGSYNVSSGPNTADEGSASASQGEKGKRPRSASPFKRSISSLFKRRGSRDSCVEEKELDIADEDGSCAAIPGIDQVQSDAASSSKFWRSWRLKHERHGSEHVDENNDVESDAFASDKQAICTDATVPLRHGSNIEKLSELQIENTSLEIFETDREGNPDGAFDARKLDESPTSIARGLQLKTRLGIDSAGSQQPEKDSNHGTLGYAEGGDIMSAKVPLLPSPSTPVEEQIFWKKNVPKSEFQHYESIYLTPKDYVALEDQFDRVQVNKNSRTYRNFVNIIELLDGTSENTFQMFSLEEFTTAVLGLVKGEPKEHKGVRPEHHAKLDRTSSCDDHSSLELKKQDRSSSRIRDLEEELSSLRERYDCSVEDAYNCRNELKIVKSELEETRHEVDNTINRMDKIKSDLKEEINRRISTEETLRGELDIAAESAKKELSKSEELRDSLIKSKNEQEALQAETLVLKEQNETSRSRINELVQLVSQLEAEARKAREENSQLQQSFQEKDVLATHAKMANVKLQKDCQRERCKLLDGRRELDLLRRQMELAACHKAEALQFMAQMMMSFRDVLSKDTLQECDSYLGAINSNQLFNRALFNTDGEMTERQLSDQFGQELQRVTEFYRDFAKKRLLDQIFAKHISYMRSNLFLSQQLKGLRQQGQDHEEYISRLLKDCKAQRVLIAKQDNRIETMKKVKQSDFKTGSIQT